In one Bacteroidales bacterium WCE2004 genomic region, the following are encoded:
- a CDS encoding GAF domain-containing protein: MKKKEQYALLLKQVQGLLEGESDRVANMANVAAVLHEAFGFWWTGFYLVQGRELVLGPFQGPVACTRIPFGRGVCGTAWQQGRTVVVPDVEEFPGHIACSSASRSEIVVPVIKGKDVVAVLDIDSRELATFDGRDAAGLEAIAALLAKFF, translated from the coding sequence ATGAAGAAAAAGGAACAGTATGCACTGCTTCTGAAGCAGGTGCAGGGACTCCTGGAGGGGGAGTCCGACCGCGTGGCCAACATGGCCAACGTGGCTGCCGTCCTGCATGAAGCCTTCGGCTTCTGGTGGACGGGTTTTTATCTTGTGCAGGGGCGCGAACTGGTCCTGGGGCCCTTCCAGGGGCCTGTAGCCTGCACGCGCATTCCCTTCGGGCGGGGCGTCTGCGGCACGGCCTGGCAGCAGGGCAGGACGGTCGTCGTGCCGGATGTGGAGGAATTCCCGGGCCATATTGCCTGCAGTTCCGCTTCGCGCAGCGAGATCGTCGTGCCCGTGATCAAGGGCAAGGACGTAGTCGCCGTGCTGGACATCGACAGCCGCGAACTGGCGACCTTCGACGGGCGTGACGCCGCCGGTCTGGAGGCCATCGCCGCGCTGCTGGCGAAATTCTTCTAG